One genomic segment of Hordeum vulgare subsp. vulgare chromosome 2H, MorexV3_pseudomolecules_assembly, whole genome shotgun sequence includes these proteins:
- the LOC123430193 gene encoding GDSL esterase/lipase At3g14820-like, giving the protein MYTMISALLVLAGVISGVRAAVPPPVPVPVPVPVGPPKGPTPPPAAAAGPIKYPALLAFGDSIIDTGNNNYIRTIVRANFPPYGRDFPGHKATGRFSDGRISVDFLAAALGVKENLPPYLRKDLTLDELKTGVSFASAGSGYDNATCRTMSALTMEQQLKMFLEYKAKVGTIPDKALYLMVWGSNDVIEHFTFGDPMSVEQYSDLMAQRAISFIQSLVSLGAKTIAVTGAPPVGCVPSQRILAGGIRRQCSPDRNQLALMFNNKVKQRMAALGPKLPGVKLIFIDLYAIFEDVIQRHEALGFKNAKDSCCGFVGLAVAVLCNFASPVCAEPDKYIFWDSYHPSTSAYKVIMDMVVEKYFKY; this is encoded by the exons ATGTATACCATGATCTCCGCCCTGCTAGTTCTCGCCGGAGTCATCAGCGGGGTGCGTGCGGCAGTACCTCCTCcggtgccggtgccggtgccggtgccggtgGGTCCGCCGAAGGGCCCCACACCTCCCCCGGCTGCTGCTGCCGGGCCGATTAAGTACCCCGCACTCCTTGCTTTCGGTGACTCGATTATAGACACAGGTAACAACAACTACATCAGGACAATCGTTAGGGCCAACTTCCCGCCCTACGGCAGGGACTTCCCCGGGCACAAGGCCACCGGCCGGTTCTCGGACGGTAGGATCAGTGTTGACTTCCTAG CGGCGGCACTTGGTGTGAAGGAGAACCTCCCGCCGTACCTGAGAAAGGACCTCACCCTCGACGAACTCAAGACCGGTGTCAGCTTCGCATCGGCCGGGAGCGGCTACGACAACGCCACCTGCAGGACCATG TCGGCGCTGACCATGGAGCAGCAGCTGAAGATGTTCCTTGAGTACAAGGCCAAGGTGGGGACTATCCCGGACAAGGCGCTCTACCTCATGGTGTGGGGCAGCAACGACGTCATCGAGCACTTCACCTTCGGGGATCCCATGTCGGTGGAGCAGTACAGCGACCTCATGGCCCAGCGCGCCATCTCCTTCATCCAGTCCCTCGTCAGCCTCGGCGCCAAGACGATCGCGGTGACGGGGGCGCCGCCGGTCGGCTGCGTGCCGTCGCAGCGCATCCTCGCCGGCGGGATCCGGCGGCAGTGCTCCCCGGATCGTAACCAGCTTGCGCTCATGttcaacaacaaggtgaagcagAGGATGGCGGCGCTCGGCCCCAAGCTCCCCGGCGTCAAGCTCATATTCATCGACCTCTACGCCATCTTTGAGGACGTGATCCAGCGGCACGAGGCGCTCGGCTTCAAGAATGCCAAGGACTCGTGCTGCGGTTTCGTTGGGCTGGCGGTAGCCGTGCTCTGCAACTTCGCCAGCCCGGTCTGCGCCGAGCCCGACAAATACATCTTCTGGGACAGCTACCACCCCAGCACCAGTGCCTACAAGGTGATCATGGACATGGTCGTCGAAAAGTACTTCAAATACTAG